A genomic window from Prunus persica cultivar Lovell chromosome G2, Prunus_persica_NCBIv2, whole genome shotgun sequence includes:
- the LOC18787168 gene encoding protein EMSY-LIKE 4 isoform X2, whose translation MYFLQEKESLITELRKELRLSNEEHRELLGRVNADDVIRRIREWRQAGGAQLGMHNTVQAAHDPIPSPTVSASRKKQKMTQSVHSQSFVGPSPPFHPQATASHQPSSSTLKRGSVPAPAPAPAPAPGAKGKKHKPGQILPGASSMKQFPSTGPTGRGQVSNRVSSGAIVNEPAEGTTYDPLIGRKVRTRWPDDNNFYEAVITDYNQAEGRHALVYDINSANETWEWVNLSEISPEDIQWVGEDPGISRRGGYGGSGHGINRSVGRDNVPVPGRGRGIPKGQSRKDFPPSQNGIGKKAPDDIQLLHTDTLIKEVERVFGANHPDPVEIEKAKKVLKDHEQALIDAIAKLADISDGESGPLPLNS comes from the exons ATGTATTTTCTTCAGGAAAAGGAAAGTCTGATAACAGAACTTAGAAAGGAGTTGAGGCTATCGAACGAGGAGCATAGAGAACTTCTAGGACGGGTTAATGCAGATGATGTCATACGGAGGATAAG GGAGTGGAGACAGGCTGGTGGGGCTCAACTCGGCATGCACAATACTGTGCAAGCAGCTCATGATCCAATACCCAGTCCTACTGTCTCTGCATCTCGCAAGAAACAGAAGATGACCCAGTCAGTACATTCACAATCCTTTGTTGGGCCATCGCCACCATTTCATCCACAGGCTACCGCATCCCACCAGCCATCTTCATCTACTCTTAAACGAGGGTCTGTCCCAGCCCCAGCCCCAGCCCCAGCCCCAGCCCCGGGAGCCAAGGGAAAGAAACATAAACCT GGTCAAATTTTACCGGGTGCTTCTTCAATGAAGCAGTTCCCTTCCACAGGTCCGACAGGAAGAGGTCAAGTTTCGAATAGAGTCTCTTCCGGTGCCATTGTCAATGAACCTGCTGAAGGAACGACATATGATCCCTTGATTGGCAGGAAAGTAAGGACTAGGTGGCCTGATGACAACAACTTTTATGAAGCTGTTATAACGGACTACAATCAAGCTGAG GGACGACATGCCCTAGTCTACGATATTAATTCTGCAAATGAAACTTGGGAGTGGGTTAATCTATCAGAG ATATCTCCTGAGGATATTCAATGGGTAGGTGAAGATCCTGGAATATCTCGTCGTGGGGGTTATGGTGGATCTGGTCATGGTATTAACAGATCTGTAGGCCGTGACAATGTTCCAGTTCCTGGAAGAGGTAGAGGGATCCCAAAGGGTCAATCAAGAAAAGATTTTCCACCGTCACAGAATGGCATTGGAAAGAAGGCTCCAGATGATATACAGTTACTTCACACTGATACTTTAATTAAGGAG GTAGAGAGAGTCTTTGGTGCAAATCATCCAGACCCTGTTGAAATTGAGAAAGCGAAGAAAGTGTTGAAA GACCATGAACAAGCACTTATCGATGCAATTGCAAAGCTTGCTGATATTTCTGACGGTGAAAGCG GACCTTTGCCTTTAAACAGCTGA
- the LOC18787006 gene encoding zeaxanthin epoxidase, chloroplastic yields MSNCRYLINSCIHQTYDILDFRTTQSSKTRSYYVRCQNSFDQTLDGENGGNRKLKILIAGGGIGRLVLALAAKHEGFEVQVFEKDLSAVRGEGQHRGPIQLVSSALEVLEAIDENVAKQIKEAGCVTGNRTTGYADGLSGEWIIKFDLSSPAVSRGLPLTLVICRMALQDILLNAVGLDIVRNKSKVVDFLEDPSKVTVILEDGQQYDGEVLVGADGIWSKVRAKLFGEREAKYSTYTSYSGVTNFVPPYIDSVAYRIFLGLNQCFVATDVGNGKIQWFANHKEQPMSNDPPEGKKKRLLEKFGNWCPEVVTLIQKTPESMILRRDIYDRDMIYTWGAGRVTLLGDAAHPMQPNLGQGGCMAIEDCYQLIHELVQASESDSNVQISEEIVLALRRYANKRLWRVGLVFAASRFASKMLASYKPYIEFKIGPLAHLLTQQITHPAIPVFRAFLQICLPKFMAWITAGHG; encoded by the exons ATGTCAAATTGCAGgtacttaattaattcatgCATTCACCAGACCTATGACATTCTTGATTTTAGAACAACACAGTCCAGCAAGACCAGAAGCTATTATGTAAGATGTCAAAATAGTTTTGATCAGACCTTAGATGGAGAGAATGGTGGCAATAGGAAGCTTAAAATCCTCATTGCAGGTGGGGGTATTGGGAGGCTAGTTTTGGCACTAGCAGCGAAACATGAAGGATTTGAAGTACAGGTCTTTGAGAAGGACTTGAGTGCAGTGAGAGGGGAGGGACAACACCGTGGACCGATTCAGCTTGTGAGTAGCGCTTTGGAGGTCCTGGAAGCCATTGACGAGAATGTTGCAAAACAAATCAAGGAAGCAGGTTGTGTTACTGGCAATAGGACCACTGGCTATGCCGACGGTCTCTCAGGTGAATG gATTATCAAGTTTGATCTTTCATCTCCAGCTGTAAGTAGGGGGCTTCCTCTCACTCTAGTAATATGCAGGATGGCACTGCAAGATATCTTACTCAATGCTGTTGGGTTGGACATTGTGAGAAACAAATCTAAAGTGGTGGACTTCCTTGAAGACCCTAGCAAG GTCACTGTGATCCTTGAAGATGGCCAGCAATATGATGGTGAGGTTTTAGTAGGAGCTGATGGAATATGGTCAAAG GTGCGCGCAAAATTATTTGGGGAACGGGAAGCAAAATATTCAACTTACACATCCTACAGTGGAGTGACAAACTTTGTGCCACCATATATTGATAGTGTTGC GTACCGGATCTTCTTGGGATTGAACCAGTGCTTTGTTGCAACGGATGTTGGGAATGGAAAGATACAATGGTTTGCCAACCATAAAGAGCAGCCCATGAGCAATGATCCTCCTGAAG GTAAAAAGAAGAGGCTCCTCGAGAAATTTGGTAACTGGTGTCCTGAAGTGGTTACACTAATTCAAAAAACACCAGAGTCCATGATTTTACGGAGAGATATCTATGATAGAGACATGATTTACACCTGGGGAGCCGGGCGTGTTACTCTGCTGGGTGATGCTGCTCATCCAATGCAGCCGAATCTTGGCCAAGGGGGTTGCATGGCAATTGAG GATTGTTACCAACTTATACATGAGCTTGTTCAAGCTTCCGAAAGTGACTCAAATGTTCAAATATCGGAAGAAATTGTCTTGGCACTAAGAAG ATATGCAAACAAAAGATTGTGGCGTGTTGGCTTAGTGTTTGCAGCCAGCCGATTTGCTTCAAAAATGCTTGCCAGTTACAAACCTTACATAGAGTTTAAAATTGGTCCTCTGGCT CATCTATTAACTCAGCAGATAACGCACCCTGCAATTCCTGTATTTCGTGCATTTCTGCAAATTTGTTTGCCAAAATTTATGGCTTGGATCACAGCAGGGCATGGGTAA
- the LOC18787624 gene encoding zeaxanthin epoxidase, chloroplastic, whose amino-acid sequence MSSALAVLEAIDENVAKQIMAAGCVTGNRTNGFVDGVSGEWFTKFDLSSPAVSRGLPITQVICRMELQDILVNAVGLDIVRNNSEVVDFIEEPSKVTVILEDGRQYHGDVLVGADGIWSNVRKKLFGRREAKYSNDTCYSGITKLIPPYIASVGYRVFLGLNQYFAALDIGNGNMQWFAFHKQPPMSTDPPGGKKKLLEEKFGKWCDEVIALIQETPESMILQREIYDRDMICSWGIGRVALLGDAAHPLQPNLGQGGCMAIEVSGLLSTFYRFHIRKTEGVVSHELPCCRVYVQDCYQLIDELDQVPNTGTDAQISDAICLALRQYAKKRIRRVGIVHAATRMASKMLAMYQPCTQLKTGTLAHLSSLQITYPAFRMGQAFLQFLLPKFMTWMIAGHGLSLKSQREREREAKQT is encoded by the exons ATGAGTAGCGCTCTGGCCGTGCTGGAAGCCATTGATGAGAATGTTGCAAAACAAATCATGGCAGCAGGTTGTGTTACTGGCAATAGGACCAATGGCTTTGTAGATGGAGTTTCAGGTGAATG GTTTACCAAGTTTGATCTTTCGTCTCCGGCTGTAAGTAGGGGGCTTCCTATCACTCAAGTGATATGCCGGATGGAGCTTCAAGATATCTTAGTCAATGCAGTCGGATTGGACATTGTGAGAAACAATTCTGAAGTGGTGGACTTCATTGAAGAGCCTAGCAAG GTCACGGTGATCCTTGAAGATGGACGGCAATATCATGGTGATGTTTTAGTAGGAGCTGATGGAATATGGTCAAAT gTGCGAAAGAAATTATTTGGCAGACGGGAAGCAAAATACTCAAATGACACCTGCTACAGtggaataacaaaattaattccGCCATACATTGCTAGTGTCGG GTATCGGGTCTTCTTGGGATTGAACCAGTACTTTGCTGCGTTAGATATTGGGAATGGGAATATGCAATGGTTTGCCTTCCATAAGCAGCCGCCTATGAGCACTGATCCTCCTGGAG GTAAAAAGAAGCTCCTGGAGGAGAAATTTGGAAAGTGGTGTGATGAAGTGATTGCTCTAATTCAGGAAACACCAGAGTCCATGATTTTACAGAGAGAAATCTACGACAGAGACATGATCTGCTCTTGGGGAATCGGGCGTGTTGCTCTGCTAGGCGATGCTGCTCATCCATTGCAGCCAAATCTTGGCCAAGGGGGTTGCATGGCAATTGAGGTATCTGGTCTTCTTAGTACATTTTATCGTTTCCATATCCGAAAAACGGAAGGAGTTGTCTCTCATGAGCTCCCATGTTGTCGCGTTTATGTGCAGGACTGTTACCAGCTTATAGATGAGCTTGATCAAGTTCCCAATACCGGCACAGATGCTCAAATTTCAGATGCAATTTGCTTGGCACTAAGACA ATACGCGAAGAAAAGAATAAGGCGTGTTGGTATAGTGCATGCAGCCACCCGAATGGCATCAAAAATGCTAGCTATGTATCAACCTTGCACACAGCTTAAAACTGGTACTCTAGCT catctctcatctctgcaGATAACGTACCCTGCATTTCGAATGGGTCAGGCATTTCTGCAGTTTCTTTTGCCAAAATTTATGACTTGGATGATAGCAGGGCACGG GTTAAGTCTCAAAtctcaaagagagagagagagggaagcaAAACAAACTTAG
- the LOC18787168 gene encoding protein EMSY-LIKE 3 isoform X1, giving the protein MDYEPYDSSGTDDDLPPSHQNRIPRGGRVAGNGRSAVGSVPYPRMYGDTDMEAQIHQLEQEAYSSVLRAFKAQADLITWEKESLITELRKELRLSNEEHRELLGRVNADDVIRRIREWRQAGGAQLGMHNTVQAAHDPIPSPTVSASRKKQKMTQSVHSQSFVGPSPPFHPQATASHQPSSSTLKRGSVPAPAPAPAPAPGAKGKKHKPGQILPGASSMKQFPSTGPTGRGQVSNRVSSGAIVNEPAEGTTYDPLIGRKVRTRWPDDNNFYEAVITDYNQAEGRHALVYDINSANETWEWVNLSEISPEDIQWVGEDPGISRRGGYGGSGHGINRSVGRDNVPVPGRGRGIPKGQSRKDFPPSQNGIGKKAPDDIQLLHTDTLIKEVERVFGANHPDPVEIEKAKKVLKDHEQALIDAIAKLADISDGESGPLPLNS; this is encoded by the exons ATGGACTACGAGCCCTACGATAGCAGCG GAACTGATGACGATCTTCCTCCATCACACCAAAATAGAATTCCCAGAGGGGGTCGTGTTGCAGGGAATGGAAGATCTGCTGTGGGTTCCGTCCCATATCCTAGGATGTATGGTGATACTGACATGGAAGCACAAATTCACCAGCTTGAGCAAGAAGCATACAGTTCAGTTCTAAGAGCCTTTAAAGCTCAAGCTGATCTCATTACTTGG GAAAAGGAAAGTCTGATAACAGAACTTAGAAAGGAGTTGAGGCTATCGAACGAGGAGCATAGAGAACTTCTAGGACGGGTTAATGCAGATGATGTCATACGGAGGATAAG GGAGTGGAGACAGGCTGGTGGGGCTCAACTCGGCATGCACAATACTGTGCAAGCAGCTCATGATCCAATACCCAGTCCTACTGTCTCTGCATCTCGCAAGAAACAGAAGATGACCCAGTCAGTACATTCACAATCCTTTGTTGGGCCATCGCCACCATTTCATCCACAGGCTACCGCATCCCACCAGCCATCTTCATCTACTCTTAAACGAGGGTCTGTCCCAGCCCCAGCCCCAGCCCCAGCCCCAGCCCCGGGAGCCAAGGGAAAGAAACATAAACCT GGTCAAATTTTACCGGGTGCTTCTTCAATGAAGCAGTTCCCTTCCACAGGTCCGACAGGAAGAGGTCAAGTTTCGAATAGAGTCTCTTCCGGTGCCATTGTCAATGAACCTGCTGAAGGAACGACATATGATCCCTTGATTGGCAGGAAAGTAAGGACTAGGTGGCCTGATGACAACAACTTTTATGAAGCTGTTATAACGGACTACAATCAAGCTGAG GGACGACATGCCCTAGTCTACGATATTAATTCTGCAAATGAAACTTGGGAGTGGGTTAATCTATCAGAG ATATCTCCTGAGGATATTCAATGGGTAGGTGAAGATCCTGGAATATCTCGTCGTGGGGGTTATGGTGGATCTGGTCATGGTATTAACAGATCTGTAGGCCGTGACAATGTTCCAGTTCCTGGAAGAGGTAGAGGGATCCCAAAGGGTCAATCAAGAAAAGATTTTCCACCGTCACAGAATGGCATTGGAAAGAAGGCTCCAGATGATATACAGTTACTTCACACTGATACTTTAATTAAGGAG GTAGAGAGAGTCTTTGGTGCAAATCATCCAGACCCTGTTGAAATTGAGAAAGCGAAGAAAGTGTTGAAA GACCATGAACAAGCACTTATCGATGCAATTGCAAAGCTTGCTGATATTTCTGACGGTGAAAGCG GACCTTTGCCTTTAAACAGCTGA